Proteins encoded within one genomic window of Papio anubis isolate 15944 chromosome X, Panubis1.0, whole genome shotgun sequence:
- the TEX13A gene encoding testis-expressed protein 13A has product MALRPEDPSSGFRHSNVVAFINEKMARHTKGPEFYLENISLSWEEVEDKLRAILEDSKVPSEVKEACTWGSLALGVRFARRQAQLQRHRVRWLHGFAKLHKSAAQALASDLKELKAQQETERKEAASRLRMSQTSFVEVQKERDKELASPHEWEQGAGGPGLATAGGVCTEGAGEEEEEAAVAAAGAAGGKGAEEEQRDVEAVAAPVEAMAPPMEAGSHPVEAMAAPVEAEAAPVEAGAAPMEAEFPHVEAGAASMEPTEELERILLQLLGDADQENYTYWGQKEEDLRSVETATSYFSGTMNPWSRASPEPLPVQLPASFTYSYSSPFSSFSGIPTISPPQATVTAPVPTQLPSDWGAFDTSLWSDGGPQRVDPQEHPRDRRYSEPHQQRRPPVYRRPGDWDCPWCNAVNFSRRDTCFDCGRGIWLQKPH; this is encoded by the exons ATGGCCTTGAGACCTGAGGACCCCAGTAGTGGGTTCCGGCACAGCAACGTGGTGGCCTTCATCAACgagaaaatggccaggcacacAAAAGGCCCCGAGTTCTATCTTGAGAATATATCCTTATCCTGGGAGGAGGTGGAAGACAAGCTGAGGGCCATCCTGGAGGACAGCAAGGTGCCCAGTGAGGTCAAAGAGGCCTGCACCTGGGGCAGCCTGGCCTTGGGCGTGCGCTTTGCCCGCAGGCAGGCACAGCTACAGAGGCACAGGGTGCGGTGGCTGCACGGCTTCGCCAAACTGCACAAATCAGCTGCACAGGCCTTGGCGTCAGACCTGAAGGAGCTCAAGGCACAGCAGGAGACAGAACGCAAGGAGGCGGCCTCCCGGCTAAGAATGTCCCAGACCAGCTTCGTGGAGGTGCAGAAAGAGCGAGACAAG GAGCTGGCGTCTCCCCATGAGTGGGAGCAGGGGGCAGGGGGGCCAGGCCTGGCCACTGCCGGAGGGGTTTGCACAGAAGGAGCaggtgaggaggaagaagaggcagcGGTGgctgctgctggtgctgctggaGGAAAAGGAGCAGAAGAAGAGCAGAGGGATGTGGAGGCTGTTGCTGCCCCTGTGGAGGCCATGGCTCCCCCCATGGAGGCTGGGTCTCACCCGGTGGAGGCCATGGCTGCTCCCGTGGAGGCCGAGGCTGCCCCCGTGGAGGCTGGGGCTGCCCCCATGGAGGCAGAGTTCCCCCACGTGGAGGCCGGGGCTGCCTCCATGGAGCCCACAGAGGAGCTGGAGAGAATCCTCCTGCAGCTCCTCGGAGATGCTGATCAGGAAAATTACACCTATTGGGGGCAGAAGGAGGAAGATCTCAGGTCGGTAGAAACAGCCACGTCTTATTTCTCTGGAACCATGAACCCCTGGTCCAGAGCCTCACCAGAACCTCTTCCTGTCCAGCTCCCTGCCTCATTCACATACTCATACTCAAgccctttttcctccttctcaggCATACCCACTATATCCCCTCCACAAGCAACAGTCACAGCACCAGTTCCGACTCAGCTGCCTTCCGACTGGGGGGCCTTTGATACTAGCCTGTGGTCTGATGGGGGGCCCCAAAGAGTAGACCCTCAAGAGCACCCAAGAGACAGGAGATACTCCGAACCTCATCAGCAAAGAAGACCTCCAGTATATCGCAGGCCAGGGGACTGGGACTGCCCTTGGTGTAACGCTGTGAATTTTTCACGGAGGGATACTTGCTTCGACTGTGGGAGGGGAATCTGGCTGCAAAAACCTCATTGA